In one window of Lytechinus pictus isolate F3 Inbred chromosome 19, Lp3.0, whole genome shotgun sequence DNA:
- the LOC129282517 gene encoding tryptophan 5-hydroxylase 1-like isoform X2 encodes MSLRRRESLRGEQKRLVNMTHAKSFDAADRYSLLRRMSSSDVLTNTPMIFSIKNELGNLAKVLKLFKENDIRVLHIESRKAHGKGSELEIFVDCEGKKKMLKNVMAFMKDAMLLTEVMTPPSNTSTNKKETDNNAEWKNKVPDFPRKISDLDKSANRVLTYGAELDADHPGFKDNEYRQRRKVFADIAYKYKHGELIPRVEYTDEETKTWGVVFSELNRLYPTHACEEYMNNFNILKRDGVYREDKIPQLEDVSRFLKEQTGFQIRPVAGYLSSRDFLAGLAFRLFHCTQYVRHSSCPFYTPEPDCCHDLLGHVPLLADKSFAQFSHEIGLASLGASDEDINKLTTCYFFTVEFGLCKQDGQTRAYGAGLLSSIGELKHALSADAKVLPFHPDVTSKHECLITTYQEAYFISKSFEEAKQQMREFAATIKRPFEVRYDPYTSSVEVLKSPRDVCDVINTVRDELTILMQVLVKLQSKFDS; translated from the exons atgtcacTAAGAAGAAGAGAATCGCTCAGAGGGGAACAGAAACGCCTTGTCAACATGACTCACGCCAAGAGCTTTGATGCAGCG gaTCGTTATTCCTTGCTGAGAAGAATGTCATCTTCCGATGTCTTGACGAACACACCGATGATATTCTCAATTAAGAATGAATTGGGCAATCTAGCAAAGGTTCTTAAACTGTTTAAG gAAAATGACATCCGGGTACTTCATATTGAGTCGAGGAAAGCTCATGGAAAGGGCTCAGAACTGGAGATATTCGTTGATTGTGAGGGCAAGAAGAAGATGTTGAAAAACGTCATGGCTTTTATGAAGGACGCCATGTTGTTGACAGAGGTCATGACCCCGCCTTCTAACACTTCGACCAATAAGAAGGAGACTGACAATAATG CAGAATGGAAGAACAAAGTGCCTGATTTTCCTCGTAAAATCTCAGACCTGGATAAAAGCGCCAACAGGGTATTAACATACGGGGCAGAACTGGATGCAGATCACCCG GGATTCAAAGACAACGAATATAGACAACGGCGGAAAGTCTTCGCCGATATTGCTTACAAATACAAACA CGGTGAGCTCATTCCACGCGTTGAATATACAGATGAGGAAACAAAAACATG GGGTGTGGTCTTTTCGGAACTGAACAGATTGTATCCTACGCATGCGTGTGAAGAGTACATGAACAATTTCAATATCTTGAAAAGAGATGGAGTATACAG AGAGGACAAAATACCACAGTTGGAGGATGTATCCAGATTTCTCAAAG AACAAACAGGCTTCCAGATAAGACCGGTTGCCGGATACCTATCCTCCCGAGATTTCCTTGCCGGTTTAGCGTTCCGGTTATTCCATTGCACACAGTATGTCCGGCATTCTTCGTGTCCGTTCTACACTCCGGAACC GGATTGCTGCCACGACTTACTCGGTCATGTTCCTTTGCTGGCGGACAaaagttttgctcaattttcacAT gagaTTGGATTGGCGTCTTTAGGGGCATCAGATGAGGACATCAATAAACTCACAACG TGTTATTTCTTCACCGTGGAGTTTGGGCTATGTAAACAAGACGGTCAGACCAGAGCTTATGGGGCGGGACTCTTGTCATCTATCGGTGAACTCAAG CATGCATTGTCAGCGGACGCGAAGGTACTGCCCTTTCATCCGGATGTGACATCAAAGCATGAATGTTTGATCACGACTTACCAGGAAGCCTATTTCATCTCCAAGAGCTTTGAAGAAGCCAAACAACAAATGAG GGAATTTGCTGCAACCATCAAGCGTCCGTTCGAGGTACGCTATGACCCCTACACATCGAGTGTAGAAGTCCTCAAGTCGCCACGTGATgtatgtgacgtcatcaatacTGTGAGAGATGAACTGACGATCCTCATGCAAGTCTTGGTCAAACTGCAATCGAAATTCGATAGTtga
- the LOC129282517 gene encoding tryptophan 5-hydroxylase 1-like isoform X1, which yields MSLRRRESLRGEQKRLVNMTHAKSFDAADRYSLLRRMSSSDVLTNTPMIFSIKNELGNLAKVLKLFKENDIRVLHIESRKAHGKGSELEIFVDCEGKKKMLKNVMAFMKDAMLLTEVMTPPSNTSTNKKETDNNEWKNKVPDFPRKISDLDKSANRVLTYGAELDADHPGFKDNEYRQRRKVFADIAYKYKHGELIPRVEYTDEETKTWGVVFSELNRLYPTHACEEYMNNFNILKRDGVYREDKIPQLEDVSRFLKEQTGFQIRPVAGYLSSRDFLAGLAFRLFHCTQYVRHSSCPFYTPEPDCCHDLLGHVPLLADKSFAQFSHEIGLASLGASDEDINKLTTCYFFTVEFGLCKQDGQTRAYGAGLLSSIGELKHALSADAKVLPFHPDVTSKHECLITTYQEAYFISKSFEEAKQQMREFAATIKRPFEVRYDPYTSSVEVLKSPRDVCDVINTVRDELTILMQVLVKLQSKFDS from the exons atgtcacTAAGAAGAAGAGAATCGCTCAGAGGGGAACAGAAACGCCTTGTCAACATGACTCACGCCAAGAGCTTTGATGCAGCG gaTCGTTATTCCTTGCTGAGAAGAATGTCATCTTCCGATGTCTTGACGAACACACCGATGATATTCTCAATTAAGAATGAATTGGGCAATCTAGCAAAGGTTCTTAAACTGTTTAAG gAAAATGACATCCGGGTACTTCATATTGAGTCGAGGAAAGCTCATGGAAAGGGCTCAGAACTGGAGATATTCGTTGATTGTGAGGGCAAGAAGAAGATGTTGAAAAACGTCATGGCTTTTATGAAGGACGCCATGTTGTTGACAGAGGTCATGACCCCGCCTTCTAACACTTCGACCAATAAGAAGGAGACTGACAATAATG AATGGAAGAACAAAGTGCCTGATTTTCCTCGTAAAATCTCAGACCTGGATAAAAGCGCCAACAGGGTATTAACATACGGGGCAGAACTGGATGCAGATCACCCG GGATTCAAAGACAACGAATATAGACAACGGCGGAAAGTCTTCGCCGATATTGCTTACAAATACAAACA CGGTGAGCTCATTCCACGCGTTGAATATACAGATGAGGAAACAAAAACATG GGGTGTGGTCTTTTCGGAACTGAACAGATTGTATCCTACGCATGCGTGTGAAGAGTACATGAACAATTTCAATATCTTGAAAAGAGATGGAGTATACAG AGAGGACAAAATACCACAGTTGGAGGATGTATCCAGATTTCTCAAAG AACAAACAGGCTTCCAGATAAGACCGGTTGCCGGATACCTATCCTCCCGAGATTTCCTTGCCGGTTTAGCGTTCCGGTTATTCCATTGCACACAGTATGTCCGGCATTCTTCGTGTCCGTTCTACACTCCGGAACC GGATTGCTGCCACGACTTACTCGGTCATGTTCCTTTGCTGGCGGACAaaagttttgctcaattttcacAT gagaTTGGATTGGCGTCTTTAGGGGCATCAGATGAGGACATCAATAAACTCACAACG TGTTATTTCTTCACCGTGGAGTTTGGGCTATGTAAACAAGACGGTCAGACCAGAGCTTATGGGGCGGGACTCTTGTCATCTATCGGTGAACTCAAG CATGCATTGTCAGCGGACGCGAAGGTACTGCCCTTTCATCCGGATGTGACATCAAAGCATGAATGTTTGATCACGACTTACCAGGAAGCCTATTTCATCTCCAAGAGCTTTGAAGAAGCCAAACAACAAATGAG GGAATTTGCTGCAACCATCAAGCGTCCGTTCGAGGTACGCTATGACCCCTACACATCGAGTGTAGAAGTCCTCAAGTCGCCACGTGATgtatgtgacgtcatcaatacTGTGAGAGATGAACTGACGATCCTCATGCAAGTCTTGGTCAAACTGCAATCGAAATTCGATAGTtga